The Megalops cyprinoides isolate fMegCyp1 chromosome 15, fMegCyp1.pri, whole genome shotgun sequence region GGAGTATGATCTGTACCTGAATTCAGTCCTTGATTCACAGTCAGGTCTACAGAACATGGTACGTTcttcctctttcactctttATAAGGATTCATGCAGATTCCATACTCATACTCCAGCCTTGAGATCCAGGAGCAGTGCCAGGGGTACTTGTGATTAAGAATAATTTTTATTAAGAATGAATGGGGTTTAATGAAAATCTAGGGCTCTTTTGTGAAAGACTATCGGTGGTTTAACTTCCAATTATCATGAAATATTgagtttgaaattaaattaatttaaatttaagttTTGAAACGTGACGAAGAGTTCCTTTTTCTAGTTTGGGGCACCCTCAACTATGTGATTCGGTGTCATTTTGAGGAGAGGTGTTTAGAATAAGTTTGGGATATAGCTGGTCATAAGTGCTTAGTAcatccaatcaaacactttctttccattttattttataactgaATCACCTTCTGCATTGTTGAAGGCAGAGTTTTTGACAttctttctcctctgtgtgaaGGCCCTTCCTCTTCGGGGGCAGTGGAGTGGGGTAGTTGGGGAAGGAGACCTGGAAAAAGCCTGGATCAAGGTGTGGAAGCTGGAGAGGGAAGCCAGGAGAGCCTTGGAGGAGAATGatcagtgagtgacagagtAGCAGTGCTTACAGTAATAACTGGGTAATTCCCAGtacaatactgtatattgtacatACAGCACACAACCAGTCCTGTTCTAACTGAGAAATGTACCACATGGCATGTTTTCACTGGTGTGAAAAAGTACCAAAATCTCCAGTTAAATTAGGCTTGTTATTAAATCTTAAAGTTTTGGATACAAGACTAAGGTTGAGTACCGTACTGCCCCCTAcaccattagattacattacattgttttaatcGCTTGTTTGCTAACTCTCTTTGCTCAGCAGTATGCTGCCTGCCATAGGGAGTGTGTCCCAGTTTGTCCTTTGTCATGCACTCATCTTTAGTGCTTAGTTGAACGTTTCTTCTCTCTTAAAATGCTTGCAGGGACTGACAACCAAAGATGTAAGCATATTTAGAATGAGAAATTATGTCATAAAATGCCATTGCCATCTATTCTAAAGAATAAGGATAGAGTTATGATTTTTTACTTCCTACCCATATCCAgcatggggttcatgaagcctcccTTTCTAATGACTGATTGTGACAGTCTCTCAAGAAACTGTGATCCGTACAGATCCACTGTGTTTGAAGAGCTTACAGTGCCTGCTTCTTTCTGAAACTAACAGAACGCCTCAAAATTGCTCAATCAAGCTAATtaatgtattaaataaatatacgGAAGGGGAAGACTGTTTAATGTATGTTTGCACTTTGTTTCAGTGTTGATCTTTTATCTGTCCTCTGAATGTCTGCTCCAGAGTCAGGCTAGAGCTGCGGAGGGAACGGGATCATGGACCAGAAGGAAAAGGTCAGTGGACTCCAGAAGagttgtgtgtaagtgtttaTGACTATGACTCTGTTAGGTGATATTCACTCAGCTAGGGTCTTAATACTTACATGGTGCCCTGCATAATCAAGTGTTATGCTGTACTGTCTGCGTTTGCTGATGTGCAGTTTTCAGGAGTTTGCTAATCAATTTGTGATTTAGAGGATTTACACCtaataattgattgattgaggtATTTATTAGAGATATcattaaacatataaaaatccATGAACATCTGTGCCCATCAAGATCTGGTTGTAGCTCGCATGGCAGCAGCACTGGTTCTGACCCCGTTACAGAATAGAGCTATGATCCGGTGAAGGATTTCTGACCCTATTCCTCACAACGTACCTCTTCAGGGCTCCGGGAGGAAGCTGTTCTCCCGGGTCTGAACCAGGGAGCGGGTCCAGCCTCCCTCATCGACTGGGTTCAGCTAAAGAAGTGCCAGGTTTGGAACATGCTGGAGGAGGTCCGGCTTCTGGAAAAAACGATCAAAGAAGAGATGGTTTCCACAGTTACCACCAGCACCATGGAGGAATGCATCAGAGACTCAGAGGTACAGTACCAGATCTTTCACTGCCACTTTACCATACAGTGGTCCACATTGAGACAAAGCCTTTCTGCTTATGATCTTAGAGCACTGCTGCCCTCAAAGTGTTCTCAGTACACCCAAGCACATTGGCTCCTGAACTGAATAGTCAGTGTACAGACTAATTTGATTTTCCACAGCAGTTATAAGAGCTGGAAAAGCTACTGACCTGATTgttccaggaccagggttggtTAGACCTGCAGCCCTGCAGGGAGTATGGATGAATTGCTCTGTTGGCACTGTTGCCCTTCCGAAAGGAACAGGAAAGCAAGTCATGAGTGGAAATGCTTATTCAAGCTCCGTTTGAGATCTGAACAATGCAGTGTATGAATGGTAGCTTGCTGTGTAATGACGCATTTTTTTCACCGACAGGCTGAGATAGTAACATTGTCAGCCTCCAGTGCACGTCTCTGTGATGTGAACAAGGTAAGGTTCTgccttacacacacagcacaaacagcttTAGTCACATAGTGATTTCTGAATGAACAGATTTCACCTCTGTGACATGTCAATATGCAAGATAAGGGAGCACAGTAAAGAAAATCACTAAACctgtcttttttcactttctttgtcCAAAGAACTTGGAGAACAGTATCTCCAAACTCCTGAGCAGAGCAAAAACCAGCAACGAGGAGAGAGTGTAAGTATCACCAACACCTTCGCACACATAGTAAAACTTTTCTGTCAAGGGCTGTGTATTTACTACCCACTGGTCTCTACTTACATTTGATCTTGTttcagggaattctgggagaagATATGGTACACGATGAAACAGGAAGACGGAGACAATTCTTAACCAGTAACATGTTTTCCTCACCAACTGAGTTGAAAGAAAATACTCACTTTGTACTGTAGCCAGTGGTTTCCTCTACAccgcctctgctgctgctgatcgCCCAGCTCGTTGTGacctctgtcttctctctgtgtgtaggCTGAAGTAAAAACATGATCCAGAGAAGGAATCCAAAGACCAAGCCATGGACCTGTCCCAAAATCTTACAATCTATGTGTTCTGGTGTAGaaacatacatattacatacattcGCTCTCAACATAGTTTCATAGAGATAAGGCTAAAAGTTTGATATATATACTGCCTTCATCTGTGAAATAGTCTTACTCTGTTGATAACCGTTTTATAACAAACTTAGAACATCACTTACTCATGGTTAGAGAGCTAAAAATGTATGCTGGTGTGGACCATCTCCACTAGAGGATGCTCCCCTCTCATCAGAAACTTTGCTCTTCTACATCACTGAAGACATCATTGTGCTACTTTTCAATATTAGTTTTTCTTCAGACATGCACTATCCTCAGAACTACTCTTTGAAGATGAATGGGAGACTTACTGGCATTTGCCTGTTCTTCAATTACATCAtataaaccaaacaaacagaaatatctgtGACCGTAGTGACAGAGTTCTGATAAGGTTATCGTACTTTTCCCAGACTCAGCACGAACATTGATTTGTGTCCTAGGGtagtgtccctctctctccctctctccttctctctcccatgCCCTGTCCTGTCAGAAGAGGCTTCTCAACACACTATTACCCTGCCCCACCACCTTCCAGCAGCTCACATTATGACAGACTTTGCCACttgccacccccccacccgccaGTCACCATGGTTGCGCTGCGTCACATTCACACTGTCTCTGACTCCACAGCAGAGTCAAAGGTGACAGTGGCTCTGGCACACACAAACCTGTCTGAGCATTCAACAGGTGAACAAGGAGCTGTTAGCAGAAGAACATGAACAAACATCCTCGAACTCTGTGTATTTTGAGAACTGGTTTATAAAATGCTTGTGGTTCCTACATGTTAGTGTATGGCCGCAGAGGAGATCTGGAGCTCGAGCGTTTGACTGTCAGATTGGTTATGGtaagttttttatttaataattttatttattatttaaaaaaattatttaagaatacaatgaataaatcaaagctTACTGATGAGCGTATTCATTTGACAATTTTTCACTGTTCAGCCACATCAATAAAAGGATTTTGCAGTTCAGCTGAGCCAGTCAAATGAGGTCACAGTTCAGTTAAACCAATCAAACAGGGTCATGACTGGTCAATCAGCCCCTCAGGCAGGAAATAACACAAGGTCAAATGTTCACTAACAACACTCTTTACAAAGCATGCTGCTCACTATTTTAATAGTGTTTAACAGTTTAATAGTATTCATGATTTTTTGTCGTTAATGCTTTTGATATCTTTAATTTGGCAACAGAACCTCGAAtaagctgtgttttttgtaagttttttaagtgttttttgtAACACGGGCCATATCTGTGGTTGTCTTGCTGTGGGTTACAGACATCCCCTGGTGGACTGGTGGATACTATTCTTGATTGTTCTGGGTTGTGTTTCACTTGAGTTTTCCACATTTCCTATATAGTAGGGTAGACATTTAATGATGTAATTCATGGTTAAGTACTTAAGTACTTTCTCAAAAGTGCAACTGCATTGTGAAACTTGGGATCCAAAAACCTATGCAGTTGACCATCTCAACACacctttaaataatgttttgagTATTGTACTCCATGCTGTTATTGAAGATATGATTGATAGAAAATTGTGAGCATGTATTTTGCCTTATTCCTGAATAAACATTGTAACATGAAGGGCAGGAAATTCAGTGGGGAAAGTGTTCCTGCCTGCATCCACAACCACCAGAGAGTGGCAGTGAGTCTGTATGTTTTACtgtatgcagagagagagatacaggtaTGCACACTATTGGAGTAAGTTCAATACACgaaacaaatgcaacatttcaCAGAAGGGCTCATGGGAACTGAAGTCCAGAGCATGTGGGAAAGTACATCTAAAACAACATCTACCATCTATGTTTCACCTCTCACTGGTACTATTGCAAAATGTTCATTGTTTGCTCAAAGAGCCCACCCCACCCTTGATATGTTTTATCAGATATTGGAGAGAGAAGCTGATGTCATCCACAGCATTTTTTCCAACCTCCAGATGGCACCTGTGAGTGAAGTGATTCAGAGCTCTCAAAACTCATTAAAGATACTGAGCAAAATGCCTGTTGTAGACATCAACAGCTGTGCTATGCGTGACTGTAGCCTGTTGGCTGAGATAGATTTTCACAGACTGCGTGTCCAATGAAGGACAGAGCCTGTGCCAAACTGAACAGATCCAGTGTCTGTAAGATTGTGTGACATCATgttgaaagagacagaggcagcCAAATACTCACACAGTGTGCCTGGAGTTTGGGTACTGCTGGCCAGGATCCTACTACAAGGCCCTGGCTGGAGAAGATGGCAGGGGGAAGGAGCCCAGGgtgacaaagagaaagaaaacaggagagagaggagtggattagacagagacagaatccTCTTTCCAGGTATGATAGGAGATGACCTTCGCCCCCTCTATTGCAGAGCCTGCCCCGCTGTCTGCCTGCTGAGATAACAGGTCGAAGTCCGGACGGCCGCGCTCAGGGCTGTATTAGACGTGAGAGCGTGTTCGTTTGTGGCTGTCAGTGCCTCCGTCTCTCTGCGTGACACCACAGCGCTCTCAGTCCCCCCTACCCTCCGCAGGGTGCTCCTTCTCTCCGGATCCTGCTAGAAGTCTGCCGCCATGCCGCGTGGAGCCCGCGTCTTGCTCCCGCTCCTGCTGTGCCTCTCCCTGAGGGCCGCCGTCACCCTCGCCCAGGAAGACGAGGCCCCGGCACTCGCCCCCGCAGACACCCCTGCAaacacccccgcacccccccagGTGGCCAACGACACCAAGGCTGAACCGGAGGAGTCGGACTGGGGGCTGAACTCCATCCGGGACAGCTTTCAGACCGTCAACAGCTACTTCGACTCCCTGGTTGAGCTGATGGGAGGCCGCAACGGTGTGTGCCAGTACCGCTGCCGATTCGGTGAGTGCCCCAGCAaagcaagagtgtgtgtgtgtgtgtgtgtgtgtgtgtaagaggaAAAGGGTTGTGTGTCTGAgatggtgtgtgagagagacagagagatacatTGTGCAGAATGTAAAGTAGAAATATGTGTTCTTGAAGGCTGGAATGTAGAACACAGTTGAAACCCAGCTACCTATGAAAAAAACACCTGACCCAGTGCAAACCAGAGGTTGTGTTTTGGCCTTTAAACAAATTGTAGTTTATTTACTCTGCAGACAGTATTACCCATGGCACCCTTTACAGCATACACTAATACACATATAAACCATTTGGGCAGAAATAATTTACAGTATAACGGTGTAAGAATAAGAaaatttaattataaaaaaggTCATTCATATCATGTGGGCTTACCATTTTATAGTagagtttattattattagtttatgTAGAGTAGAATTCAATCATGGTTTTAAATAATCTAACAGTCTCCGCTTCTGCTATGTCCTTCAGAGCCattccatgcattaataactctCGTTACAGTTGTATGCTTGGTATAATCTATGATCCCTGACTTTGTGTCAGGCTTTGGGAGGTCAGTCTGTTCTGGGCAGTGGTGTGATCACTCCATTTAAACTAGGACCCATGGATATCACGCCACAGGGGCAAACAAACAATAGAGACGGGGTCTGTTTAACAAAACTGTTCATGAAACTTCAGTTTGCTTTACGCTCACTATCCCTTCCTCTAGATGCAGAGatctcagacacacaggtaccacacaaacacacacacacataactgaGACGGCATAAGTGACACTGTGTATAaggaaatacacacaaatgtatgtataaagAGAGAAACATGAAAATTTGGAAAAATGCCTTCATCTTTGTATTGTGTATGTAGAAGCTGTTACAAATGTTACAATCAGCCCTGTGCCTGGGAGGTAAGAAGAGAGAGTTAAGAGTTAAGACTGACAAGAGCAGCGCTACTGTGTGACAGGGGATATGGAAACAACACTTCCCTTTATACCTAGAGCCTTGATTCTATTCCATATGTTCACATTTACCCAATGGCCCATTGTCTATACCCACAGATGTAGACTGTTCCTTGATGTTGACTCTTTCTAATAGTTTACATTTGGGGCGGtgatgtggtgtagtggttaaggtCACACACTGTGGGGGCACTACTCTCATATGCTTATCCTGAACTGCTACATTCAATGTATAGTTCAATGGATGTATAATAcagaacataaacacatttcatttgtaaatttgaaaaCATAACTATTTCTCAAAAAATTGCTTTGGAATATAAATGGTGCCTTAAATCTTcacaatgtttaatttatttgattgaaTACAAAATTGTAGTTGGCTGGGTTGCAATCAAGCAGAGCAATCAAGCATATTCAACACCTTGAAGAACTGGATGGCATAAAAAGTAGAACATAGTGCTTTTCTGGCTTAAATGCAGATTCGTACCACTCTAAATACTGACAGCCATATTCAAGAAGAGAAATAAGTGTATAAACCTATAAACCTAATCAGGAGTGTTTATGTAGTGTGCATATGATTGATACTGTTGGTCCTGCAGGAAAAGCTCCACTTCCTCGCGCTGACTACAAGACTCCAGAGCCAAACGGCTGCAGTTCCTCATTACTGGGATTCCAGGTACCTCAAAGTGTATGTAACCATTTATCAgtaaacacacacgtgcacacacaccacacacacacacacatacaccctgtgtgtgtgtggtgtatctGACCATCTGTCTGACCCTTTCCTCCAGCTGGACATGGGGATCCCAGCCATGACGAAGTGCTGTAACCAGCTGGACCTCTGCTATGACACCTGTGGCTCCAACAAATACCGCTGCGACTCCAAATTCCGCTGGTGCCTGCACGGCATCTGCTCTGATCTCAAGAGGAGCCTGGGCTTCGTGTCAAAGGTTGAAGGTCAGCCATGCTCTCTCCCTTGTGCTTGTCGATTTTGGATGTTTTTGCTGTCATACTTTGTATGGCCAATTTCTGATACACCATCATACTGTGATATTAAATATACTGATGCATGAGGATAAACTAATGAAAtatccccttctctctctctttttctcttccttttctccctcaGCGTGTGAGACTGTAGCAGACACCCTTTATAACACAGTGTGGACTCTGGGCTGTAGACCCTACATGAACAGCCAGAGGGCAGCGTGCTTctgtgaaggagaggaaaaggatGAGCTGTGATTGATTCTACAGTACCCCACCGCAGAGTACAGAACAGGAATATACAACAGGACAGAGCACAAGAGTACACAGCATAATACAGTAtagacacaaacagcacaggatAGCACAGGAATGTGCAGTAGAGACcaacacagcaatacacaccacagcacagcactgcaataCACAGCAATGAACCACACACTCGTACACATACTCTGTAATGCTGCATTGCAGGATTGTAAAGAATACCTGCCACGGGAATATGGGCAGAAAGTGTTGGGATAcagtcaccatggcaacatggAATCTGACCACACTCCCTGTAGAAACAATGAACTAAGGAAAACCTATAGAGAAGTAGGGTTGCATGGTAGCCCTGGGTCACACTGACATTTCTGGACAAACCATCTCTATGGCAGTTTTTGGCAAGTGCTCACACCTCGATGAGCAGTCAGTGGTAAATTGCAAAAAGAATGTACAGcatatgtcattttaaagcaattttaGAACTTTTGTGACAATTGCAGTTTTTTAAAGCTCCATaaaagatttttcaaaataattttatgtatgtgtgtgaatatcaCAGGGCTGGACAAGTAAATATCAAGGAATTTTGTTCTCTTCTGGGAATATTTTACTGTGACATTTGGTTGTGGCCGTTTCCAGACTTATGTCTGTCATTGCAGCAAAGTGAACATTTGTAAAAGAGGTTTTTTCAGTTCCTTGTTTCTGTCTCCCATGTTGTGAAGACTCATTTTCCAAGGCAGCCAGCCCCTGACAATTGCATTTTATGGGTACTGTTGTAATGTTAGCTTCTTGATCACAGTATGCACAGGAGTAACATGTGTATGGAGGGCTAAATCAGAGGGATTTACATGGGAGAACTTGCATAATATGCAATAAAAGCAAGTATGTAATTATTTGATATGCAGTTACCAGGAGCTGGTTGTATAAATTATTTTGGTGTTAACGACTTAAGATGTATACAAGTTGCATTACTGATGATGTTAATAATATTACTGTTGCTCAAAGAATCAGTGTTTTAAGTTATTAAATATGAAGTCTCAAAAACCAGCTGTATGGCTGTTTTAAGTTTCCATCTGGATttaagtattatttttatttttgtttttaaaataaaaagattatccattaataaaaaacaacacaacttgTCAAGATTTCACTCCTTGAAAATGTAGTACTTGTATGGATTATGCTGTGTGACTAATACTGGTAATACTGTTGGTTTGGGAGGTTTTTGGAATTTCCTAAGtcatattcttaaaaaaaatcatgtgtgTCAGCATGCTTTGTATGAAGGTATTTAAATCTGATATGTCTATAGTACATAACATGGCTCAGTTAACCACTGTAACTGCACAGTCCTGTCCTGTCTCAGTATACCTGTTCATGATGTCAGACCTTCCAAGCTACATTTCTGTCACAATGGAGTCGGTCTGATATGCTCTCATGAAGATGCAGTGTATGCTCTATTTCACAAACTCTTCATCTGTGTTGCAAAGGTGCCATGGAAACAAAatctctcacccacacactaaCCTGTTACTCTAGTTTCAATA contains the following coding sequences:
- the LOC118790351 gene encoding uncharacterized protein LOC118790351, which produces MCAASEQRHHSDSRHELRVLFLAIEEAHKADIRAYSSGHLNPYWLSQRDNIRKMKDPIWRGAVNPRDRCDLLPQRSQTEARVERTKNTLFKGTDSTAEATAHSPYSEAAEKTPRPFLDPTELFLLKPSTARQTESTVTRGDPDRYWFTRSYMAGLTRKDQLQMRLEFAHSILKTQDLKEKKCLSRSKAIEQYERRLEQGLRKLPVENWPSRERLRIFSNTFDDICNGSQVFGDILRQIKMEYDLYLNSVLDSQSGLQNMVRSSSFTLYKDSCRFHTHTPALRSRSSYIQSNTFFPFYFITESPSALLKAEFLTFFLLCVKALPLRGQWSGVVGEGDLEKAWIKVWKLEREARRALEENDQVRLELRRERDHGPEGKGLREEAVLPGLNQGAGPASLIDWVQLKKCQVWNMLEEVRLLEKTIKEEMVSTVTTSTMEECIRDSEAEIVTLSASSARLCDVNKNLENSISKLLSRAKTSNEERVEFWEKIWYTMKQEDGDNS
- the pla2g12b gene encoding group XIIB secretory phospholipase A2-like protein isoform X2; the protein is MPRGARVLLPLLLCLSLRAAVTLAQEDEAPALAPADTPANTPAPPQVANDTKAEPEESDWGLNSIRDSFQTVNSYFDSLVELMGGRNGVCQYRCRFGKAPLPRADYKTPEPNGCSSSLLGFQLDMGIPAMTKCCNQLDLCYDTCGSNKYRCDSKFRWCLHGICSDLKRSLGFVSKVEACETVADTLYNTVWTLGCRPYMNSQRAACFCEGEEKDEL
- the pla2g12b gene encoding group XIIB secretory phospholipase A2-like protein isoform X1; amino-acid sequence: MPRGARVLLPLLLCLSLRAAVTLAQEDEAPALAPADTPANTPAPPQVANDTKAEPEESDWGLNSIRDSFQTVNSYFDSLVELMGGRNGVCQYRCRFGKAPLPRADYKTPEPNGCSSSLLGFQVPQSLDMGIPAMTKCCNQLDLCYDTCGSNKYRCDSKFRWCLHGICSDLKRSLGFVSKVEACETVADTLYNTVWTLGCRPYMNSQRAACFCEGEEKDEL